TACGCCTGGAActtcttttgataaagtagCGATGGACATTGTCGGACCACTACCTAAGACCGAAAGAGGCAATGAATATATCCTAACGTTACAAGaccaattaacaaaatatagtATGGGTATACCCCTATTAAATCAGACTGCAGAAACAATAGCAGAAGCTTTCGTGGACAGATTTATCTGTGTGCTAGGCGCACCTAGAGCGATATTAACAGATCAAGGTAGAAACTTTATTAGCGATTTAATGAAAAAGGTGgccaaaatatttaaaattcgcaAATTTCGAACAACAGCCTTTCACCCTCAGTCAAATGGATCTTTAGAAAGATCACATCACGCTCTAGGAGAATACTTAAAACAGTTTGCCACCGATCGACAGCAATGGGATAAATGGATCGGTTTggcaatgtttaattataatacctGCGTACATGAAGCAACTAAACACACCCCGTATGAATTAGTGTTCGGAAAAATAGCAAGAGTCCCGTCTAATGAACTTTTACTTCCTGAGGATAGTCTAGCAACGTATGACGATTACCTAATAAATCTTGTCACGCAACTCCACTCCATTCAAACCAAAGCTCGTGAAAACGTAGTAGAAGCAAAAAACAGGTCAAAGGGATACTATGACAAAAAAGTAAACCCTCGAATCTTTAAGCCTGGAGACCAAGTGTTTTTGTTAAAGGGACCTAAGCCTGGCAAATTCGGAGATCAATATACAGGACCTCACGAAGTTTtggaaataatgaataaaaataatataaaaattaaaataaaaaagaacagcCGAATAGTACACCCGAACCGGTTACGAATCTCTCATATTAAACTCACGAAAAACTAATATCTCGAACTTTCAGATGCATTCCAGACTAAAGAGACtagtttcaatattaatattaataacgtgCCTGCAACATGTACAAGGACTGATAGGATATGATTGCGGATCGGCCTCTACGAATTTAACCACTTTATCCTTATTACATATCGAAGAATGCGATATTCCACCCCCGCGAGTTGACACCACTAAGACCTACGTACAATTACTACAACTCAATGACTTTAATACCATTAGAGTAAGACAATGTAAGATAGAGATTGACCGCACTATCAAGAAATGCGGGATGTTCTCTCATACAATAGAGGtacaaaatggaaaatattcttatatagaAGAAATTTCGCACGAGACGTGTCAACACATGCACTCATTCGGGAGCTACGAACTCTCGGGAACTCGTATCAATGGATTAAAACCTAATCAAACTACTTCCCGTCCGGTGATGTTGGCGGGGCATATCGATGAATATCATGTATGCTACGGAGCACCGTACTCGGATCCTTACGGAACTTGGACGGACGTCATCGCGCAAGCCACTGTAAAAATTACGTTACAGGATTACTTTGCTAGCGTTCGGCTAAATACAAATCGCGTCCAACTCAGATCAGGGATAACTTGCGAATTTAACGCCGGACGCTGTTTCGACATAGAGGGGGGTAACACATTTTGGGACCCCGCCCCCATTAATTCCTGCAAATCTGACTATAGCGTTTTATACGAAGGTCATgcagataaaataattgacagCATAAGCACCTCACCCCGCACAGCATACTCAATAAACACAAAAGAAACTGTTTTTGCTCTAACCAGTATAAGTGAATATAAAGTATGTGGAATATATACGCTGAAACGAACAGAACACCCGAAGTTAATGATTTTCGAAACCTCCCCTACGGCTGAAGTTTTCAAGAGTTATGGTCGCTTAATTAATTTGGATATATTCACTTATATGAACTCGAAGTTTGTTTATGTGGAAAAGCACGTCCGCACGCAAGTCAACGAActatacagaaatattttactacagcAATGTAATCTCGAACGACGAATGATGCAAAACGCATTGGCTATTGCCGCACGGTCACCagatatttttgcttttcatTTTATGAAAGGGCCTGGATATATGGCTTTACAAGCAGGAGAAGTAGTTCACATAATAAAATGCGTGCCCGTCGAGGTAAGACTAGCACAAACATCTAATTGCTATGAGCAACTGCCGGTATTATGGACGaaccaatcatattttttaacccCACAAACACACATACTGCTTCGACAAGGTACgcaaattaattgtaactCATTTGCACCACCAATGTACCATCTGGGGGAAGCTTGGTATAAACTTGTGCCAAGACCGGTAGAAACACTGTCGCCGACGATTATGAAACCATTGACCAAACCTACCTGGAAATATATAAGTCCTGGAGCACTTGCAACCAGTGGCATATACTCACAAAGCGACTTAGAAGAACTTAAAGATCACATAATGTTCCCCGCCGAGCGACCGGCAGTACTCAACACAGTAGCAAGGGGAGTGATGGGACAGTCAACGCATTTATACGGCGGATCTATTTCAAATCTTCTCGATGAAGCTTCTATCGAAAGGGTCGCGGCCTCAGCATGGAATAAAATCTGGGgaaaattcttaatatttggAAACATTAGCGCCGGAATGATGGGAATCTACCTATTTATAAGAGcatttaaattactattagATACACTCGTACACGGGTACGCCTTACATACAGTATACGGATGGTCTGTATACCTGCTGGGAGCTGTATGGGACTCTTTAACCCATCTTTTATTACTCTTGGCCAAAAAGAAACAGAAGAAAAATGAACCCTCGGCTCCGATGCCTGAAGAAAGGGATAATGAACGACAAGACAGCGAGAAAAATACAGTGGAAGCAGGACATACTTACCCGCTCCTCCCTACAAGAGAGACAGCAACCTATACACTCGAattgaaagattaaaattaaataaaaaggggcaaatataaattaaaattaatattaatagtgttaataataataataagaagaaaattacagaataaacaaataaataaatacacaaataaaatttataaattatcaatgCTATAATGATTTAACTCTTAACTCAACAACTTATTCAGTCACACGCTGCGACGTGTAGATACCCTATCACTTTTCACATGCTACGACAtgtagatttatttttcttgcaaaGAGGGTTTTAGACCCTATACTCTTATTGTAGCAGTACGCAAAATGAGACAGTATCAAACATACATTAAGATACATAAATCTCCCTGCTTTTAGAAATGGAAACTGAAATCAAACCCATCGACACCAACTACCTTACACGAAGCTCCCTGAAAGTGCGGGTCCTCAAGGTGGATTCTCCCACACTTATTTGGGTGCAAATTGAGCACGCAAAAGAGGGCCTTGAGGAGTTAATCGACGATCTATCGGGCCGAATGACAAGGAAGGGTAGATTTCTACGTCTTTGGCCCCATCACGCCTTTGTAGGAACATTTGTCGCAGTGcaggaaagaaagagatggCAGAGAGGCGTCATCACAAAGATAGAGGAGGGAGAGCTGGCAACTGTCGCACTCCGAGACTGGGGACGTGTCGTGCGTCGGCGTATATTCGATCTGTATACGCTAGAAGAACGGTTTAGGGAAAAGAGATGGCAAGCCATCCCTTGCACCCTGGCGCACGTACAACCTGCCGGGACCGGGACCAGATGGTCACGTAAGGCCCGGGAAATGTCTCGATTGATTATGGAGAAACGGGAAGGATGGATGCGAATCCTCCAACCCATTGAAGATCACGCTGCAGTTATCTCGCTTGAACTCAAGCGAGAAACTGATGACGAGGAGCGCAGCATCAAGCAGCTTCTCATTCAACTCGGCTGTGCTCAGCACGCCGATGAAATCATCACCCCAGGAGTACCgggaatattataataaaaaaaaaaaatgtgtgtattaattataagattaGTAACTAAGtaatataaggaaaaattatataaaaaaaaaaaacaaaaaaaaaaaaaaaaaaacacaatgtGTGTATTAATTATAGGGTTAgtaattaagtaatataaggaaaaattGTAATCAAAGGTAGTTATAAGGGGAAGAGAATGCGTacacgttatattttttctctaaatctAAGCAATGAGTAATAATTCTGAGATTGGGAGGCTAAGGAAGGAGGTTAAGGTTactcacaaaaataaaagggagagaaaatatatatatatattattttttttttattattaaaacatattcaTGTAGTTCCATTAGTTAAAACGTGCAAGCACGAATTatttaacctaacctaacttcGCCCAAACTCAGGAATTTTTCCTCCAATTTTGTAGacaataataagtaaaaataacacaaCAAAAATGTCccaataattaaagataagtTAAGTATcaactataattaaaacaacaaataaaagGTTACCATCTTCTTAAAACACTAAACCAtgtcattaatataataattatgtttgcaAAGAAATTCTTCCGCATATTCTTAAGATAGATcgttattttaaactaattataGTTCTTTAAGTAATAGAGTAAGTGACGCTCAAAACTATACAATAAaactatttgtaaaataatgcgTGAGGAAgaccttttattttttttcttctagaaTATGTTAACATCCATCAAATCGTAAATGTAACACTCtagttaataaagttaaaatttaagaataccataaataagatttaattagTTACACCTTTATCACATTTTAAATtaggataaaatttattccaacaaatgtaattttctcCCACCGTGCTAAGAGGCCTTTTCCTGCCTGCACTTCTGCTTgagtaataaataagtaaaaaaaaaaaaaaaaaaaaaaaaaaatatatatatatatatatataaatatatatatatattataattatcgataaCCTTTATGTTTATCGTatcaagaataaataaatcaccTAGGTGTTTAACTACGGAGATGATCCCGACGAAACTACTTCGTCTTTTCagcaataataattgcaactaTTCATAATCAAATAAGCAGTTGTTGTTCCTGCTCTCTCCAGAAAAATCCATTGTCACTTTATTAACCCACCCCCTGATCTAAACAAAATAAGTAGGCCTTTTGGACATGGTCTTTCAACCAGCcctaaaaaagaaacacaCCCCTTTTTCTTCTGCTCTTTCATTGAGACAAAATATGTCACATTCTAAGGAGCTATGAATTTACGCACAAGTTGCGTTTATTATGTGTTGATGTAGACCAAAGGCTTGAAAATGCAGCGAGAATCTTTCACAAAAAaaaggggagaaaaaaaaaaggaaacctTCTCAGGGGGCCAGccaacgaaaaaaaaaaaaaaaagaaagcacGAGAGGAAgtacttcaaattaaaaaggGATATAGTCGACACCTACGTGATTTTAGCggtaatttacttttattaatcgTATGAATGAAAACGGAAGAAGTCTCTAAGCACACTacactacaaaaaaaaaaactaaggCACGTCGCAACCTTGGTCTACTAGAGTAGAGTTAAGCTCATGATTATATAAgcataaataatcttttcgtATAAGTCTAACGAGAAGTAAAAACCGTATACTATTGCATGATGTCTGCAAATGTTGAGTTCATGCGCCCCCAACATTTGTCTAAGGCGGGGGGTGTTACGTCCGGTGGACTTAACGTTTTTCTTCTCGTTGTCCttgtaaagataataattaagtaagagAAATCGTATTCTAACGGTCGCCGAGAGCAAGAGATGTTTGCA
This genomic stretch from Monomorium pharaonis isolate MP-MQ-018 chromosome 4, ASM1337386v2, whole genome shotgun sequence harbors:
- the LOC118645005 gene encoding uncharacterized protein LOC118645005, encoding MHSRLKRLVSILILITCLQHVQGLIGYDCGSASTNLTTLSLLHIEECDIPPPRVDTTKTYVQLLQLNDFNTIRVRQCKIEIDRTIKKCGMFSHTIEVQNGKYSYIEEISHETCQHMHSFGSYELSGTRINGLKPNQTTSRPVMLAGHIDEYHVCYGAPYSDPYGTWTDVIAQATVKITLQDYFASVRLNTNRVQLRSGITCEFNAGRCFDIEGGNTFWDPAPINSCKSDYSVLYEGHADKIIDSISTSPRTAYSINTKETVFALTSISEYKVCGIYTLKRTEHPKLMIFETSPTAEVFKSYGRLINLDIFTYMNSKFVYVEKHVRTQVNELYRNILLQQCNLERRMMQNALAIAARSPDIFAFHFMKGPGYMALQAGEVVHIIKCVPVEVRLAQTSNCYEQLPVLWTNQSYFLTPQTHILLRQGTQINCNSFAPPMYHLGEAWYKLVPRPVETLSPTIMKPLTKPTWKYISPGALATSGIYSQSDLEELKDHIMFPAERPAVLNTVARGVMGQSTHLYGGSISNLLDEASIERVAASAWNKIWGKFLIFGNISAGMMGIYLFIRAFKLLLDTLVHGYALHTVYGWSVYLLGAVWDSLTHLLLLLAKKKQKKNEPSAPMPEERDNERQDSEKNTVEAGHTYPLLPTRETATYTLELKD